A single window of Paracoccus albus DNA harbors:
- a CDS encoding SPFH domain-containing protein — MALFDFLSGEFIDVIEWTDDTRDTMVWRFERRGNAIKYGAKLTVREGQAAVFVHEGQIADVFGPGLYMLETNNMPILTSLQHWDHGFKSPFKSEIYFVNTTRFNDLKWGTKNPIIARDPEFGPVRIRSFGTYSMRVTDPAKFMAEIVGTDGEFTRDEITFQLRNIIVQEFSRMIASSGIPVLDMAANTDQLGKMVAKAIAPTIASYGLSIPEFYIENISLPDEVEAILDKRTSMGIVGDLERFGQYAQAEAMLNASQNNAGAGAGMGAGLGAAIGMGMAAQRGPWGQVAQQPQAQTGALPPPVPGNRAETVWHIARDGQSDGPYGRGHLGRLVKEGSFTRETLVWTPGQDGWLPADEVPELAQLFTISPPPPPVPLPGPAGS; from the coding sequence ATGGCCCTGTTCGACTTCCTCTCGGGTGAATTCATCGATGTCATCGAATGGACGGATGACACCCGCGACACGATGGTCTGGCGGTTCGAACGCCGTGGAAACGCCATCAAATACGGTGCCAAGCTGACCGTGCGCGAAGGTCAGGCGGCGGTTTTCGTGCACGAAGGGCAGATCGCCGATGTGTTCGGACCGGGCCTGTATATGCTGGAAACCAACAACATGCCGATCCTGACATCGCTTCAGCATTGGGATCACGGCTTCAAATCGCCGTTCAAGTCCGAGATCTATTTCGTTAACACAACGCGCTTCAACGACCTGAAATGGGGTACGAAAAACCCGATCATCGCCCGCGATCCCGAGTTCGGGCCGGTGCGCATCCGCTCTTTCGGCACTTATTCGATGCGTGTGACCGACCCGGCAAAGTTCATGGCCGAGATCGTTGGCACCGATGGCGAGTTCACCCGCGACGAGATTACTTTTCAGCTTCGGAACATCATCGTGCAGGAATTTTCACGCATGATTGCCTCCTCCGGCATTCCGGTGCTGGATATGGCGGCGAATACCGATCAACTGGGCAAGATGGTGGCGAAGGCGATTGCACCGACCATTGCCAGCTACGGCCTGTCCATCCCAGAATTTTATATTGAAAACATAAGTCTGCCGGATGAAGTTGAGGCCATTCTGGACAAGCGGACCTCTATGGGGATCGTCGGTGATCTGGAACGCTTTGGCCAATATGCGCAGGCAGAGGCGATGCTGAACGCATCCCAGAACAACGCTGGGGCGGGTGCTGGTATGGGTGCCGGACTGGGTGCCGCGATTGGCATGGGCATGGCGGCGCAACGTGGCCCTTGGGGTCAGGTCGCGCAGCAGCCGCAAGCACAGACGGGCGCATTGCCACCGCCTGTGCCGGGCAACCGGGCGGAAACCGTGTGGCACATCGCCAGAGACGGTCAGTCTGACGGGCCATACGGTCGCGGTCACCTTGGACGCCTTGTGAAAGAGGGCAGCTTTACACGCGAAACGCTGGTCTGGACGCCGGGACAGGACGGCTGGCTGCCTGCCGATGAAGTGCCAGAGCTTGCGCAGCTTTTCACCATTTCGCCGCCGCCTCCGCCGGTGCCGCTTCCGGGTCCGGCAGGCTCCTGA
- a CDS encoding zinc ribbon domain-containing protein has translation MPTPPSEFRYPCDNCGASLTFSPGEQSLKCPYCGHVQSIGPGAARAPARSATDGVDGERVLLPEPSTGRALQWDAGHKVPQLAEIPLERGLRLDAGSDLAQEKRMLSCPNCGAKFELGGDSQSANCPFCATPVVTETGASRQLKPQGVLPFVVSEDQARSALEDWMGRLWFAPSGLLAYSRRGRKMTGVYSPFWTFDADTTSDYAGARGDWYYETVYVTETVNGKSRRVARQVRKTRWTSVRGRVGRAFNDVLVLASSALPRRMTDALTPWDLSHLRSYDPQYLAGFEAEGYTIPLESGHGIARQEMEGVIAMDIRRDIGGDVQRISQARTAYSAETFKHVLLPIWSAAYRYNGKSYRFVVNGQSGRVQGERPYSIWKITLAVIIGLLLLAAMLFIANQSGYVQFDANGFDAGGFSSPDDYIIQGY, from the coding sequence ATGCCGACGCCCCCCAGCGAATTCCGCTATCCCTGCGACAATTGCGGGGCCAGCCTGACCTTTTCGCCAGGCGAGCAATCGTTGAAATGCCCCTATTGCGGGCATGTGCAGTCGATCGGTCCGGGTGCGGCCCGCGCGCCCGCCCGCTCGGCAACGGATGGGGTCGATGGCGAGCGTGTGCTTTTGCCGGAACCTTCGACCGGTCGCGCCCTGCAATGGGATGCGGGCCACAAAGTCCCGCAACTGGCTGAAATCCCGCTGGAACGCGGCTTGCGGCTGGATGCAGGCAGCGATCTCGCGCAGGAAAAGCGGATGCTGTCCTGCCCCAATTGCGGCGCAAAGTTCGAACTCGGCGGCGACAGCCAGTCAGCGAATTGCCCGTTCTGCGCAACGCCTGTTGTGACGGAAACCGGCGCGAGCCGCCAGTTGAAGCCGCAAGGCGTCTTGCCCTTTGTCGTGTCCGAAGATCAGGCAAGATCGGCGCTAGAAGATTGGATGGGCCGCCTGTGGTTCGCGCCATCGGGCCTGCTGGCCTATTCCCGGCGCGGGCGGAAAATGACGGGCGTCTACTCTCCCTTCTGGACCTTCGATGCAGACACAACTTCCGATTACGCGGGTGCAAGGGGCGACTGGTATTACGAAACGGTCTATGTCACCGAGACCGTCAACGGAAAAAGCCGCCGCGTTGCGCGTCAGGTGCGCAAGACCCGCTGGACATCGGTCCGCGGTCGCGTTGGCCGTGCCTTCAACGATGTGCTCGTCCTTGCCTCATCCGCCCTGCCCCGGCGCATGACCGACGCGCTGACGCCTTGGGACCTGTCCCATCTGCGCAGCTACGATCCTCAATATCTCGCCGGGTTCGAGGCGGAGGGCTATACCATCCCGCTGGAATCCGGTCATGGCATCGCCCGGCAAGAGATGGAGGGCGTGATCGCGATGGATATCAGGCGCGATATCGGCGGGGATGTGCAGCGCATCAGTCAGGCCCGTACAGCCTATTCGGCAGAAACCTTCAAGCATGTCCTGCTGCCCATCTGGTCCGCCGCCTATCGCTATAATGGCAAATCTTACCGCTTCGTCGTTAACGGCCAGTCGGGCCGCGTTCAGGGAGAGCGCCCCTATTCCATCTGGAAGATCACGTTGGCCGTCATCATTGGCTTGCTGCTGCTGGCGGCGATGCTGTTCATAGCCAACCAGTCCGGCTATGTGCAATTCGATGCGAACGGCTTCGACGCGGGCGGCTTTTCCTCGCCAGACGACTATATTATCCAAGGCTACTAG
- a CDS encoding carbohydrate kinase family protein, producing the protein MILCCGESLIDMVPDQGSFLPLPGGSVYNTTVALGRLGTQTAYLWPLSQDSFGDALRVPLEKAGVDLSLCPSTPRLTTLALVFLNDGHASYSFYDEGTAGRMFDVGDLPNLPDDIEALFIGGISLIQDPCGATVEELAHRAAERGLVTMVDLNIRPNLIGDDRATRERLGALMRIADIVKISDDDAAWLFPEHAPEDTVLQLLELGPKLILRTHGADGATGITKTLKVNRQADSVAVADTIGAGDTFNAGLLTALSEAGVLTRDALDTLDEEALFKALDLASRAATVTVSRPGANPPWREELEESRG; encoded by the coding sequence ATGATCCTGTGCTGCGGCGAATCGCTGATCGACATGGTGCCAGACCAGGGCAGCTTTCTGCCACTGCCGGGTGGATCGGTCTATAACACCACGGTCGCGCTTGGCCGGTTGGGTACGCAAACCGCCTATCTGTGGCCACTGTCGCAGGATTCATTCGGCGACGCGCTTCGCGTTCCGCTGGAAAAGGCCGGGGTCGATTTGTCGCTGTGCCCCTCTACCCCACGGCTGACGACGCTGGCACTGGTTTTCCTGAATGACGGCCATGCCTCTTATAGCTTCTACGACGAAGGCACCGCTGGCCGGATGTTTGATGTCGGCGATCTGCCAAACCTTCCCGACGATATCGAAGCACTGTTCATCGGCGGCATCAGCCTGATTCAGGACCCCTGTGGCGCGACAGTCGAAGAACTCGCCCATCGCGCGGCAGAGCGCGGGCTGGTCACGATGGTAGATCTGAATATCCGCCCCAATCTGATCGGCGATGATCGCGCCACGCGCGAACGGCTGGGCGCGCTGATGCGCATTGCCGATATCGTAAAGATTTCAGACGATGACGCAGCATGGCTGTTCCCCGAGCACGCGCCCGAGGATACCGTCCTGCAATTGCTGGAGCTTGGGCCGAAACTGATCCTGCGCACGCATGGCGCAGATGGTGCAACCGGCATCACCAAAACGTTGAAGGTCAACCGTCAGGCAGATTCGGTCGCTGTGGCCGACACGATCGGGGCGGGCGATACATTCAATGCCGGTTTGCTAACGGCATTGTCCGAAGCCGGTGTGCTGACGCGCGATGCGCTAGACACCCTCGACGAAGAGGCCTTGTTCAAGGCACTCGATCTCGCGTCGCGGGCGGCGACTGTCACGGTATCTCGTCCCGGCGCCAATCCGCCCTGGCGCGAAGAGCTTGAGGAAAGCAGAGGCTGA
- a CDS encoding DUF6280 family protein — MRDFVDGSAFNFEQGQRARKLFAAVVLAALDDAIADDKKYGNGPEQIARWARSRDGREVLSCAGIDPNERVVKGLMEFVSKGVRTSVALSREESERRQAAEDAEAA, encoded by the coding sequence ATGCGAGATTTTGTCGACGGCTCGGCCTTTAATTTTGAACAGGGACAGCGTGCCCGCAAGCTTTTTGCTGCGGTCGTTCTTGCTGCCCTGGATGATGCTATTGCAGATGACAAGAAATATGGAAACGGACCGGAACAGATTGCGCGTTGGGCGCGGTCGCGCGATGGGCGCGAGGTTCTGTCCTGCGCCGGAATCGACCCGAATGAGCGGGTTGTGAAAGGCCTGATGGAATTCGTTTCGAAAGGTGTCCGTACCTCTGTCGCGCTGTCGCGCGAAGAAAGTGAACGCCGTCAGGCCGCAGAGGATGCCGAGGCCGCATAA
- the dinB gene encoding DNA polymerase IV yields MSDGAEPRRIVHIDMDAFYASVEQRDNPDLRGKPVAVGGASKRGVVAAASYEARQFGVRSAMPSVTASRRCPDLIFVKPRFDVYRAVSAQIRGIFARYTPVIEPLSLDEAYLDLTGRLGPGMTATATAAEIRAAILTETGLTASAGISYCKFLAKIASDQRKPNGQFVITPERGADFIANLPVGRFHGVGPATAAKMARLGIETGADLRAQSLDFLQARFGKSGRWYHDISRGIDNRIVKPDRIRKSIGAETTYFDDLYALAEGQQALEPLAEKVWRHAERNEARGRTVTLKVKFSDFRQVTRAHSLQRPVADGAELLRIAQELLTGVMPDPRGVRLLGVTLSGLAVKEEQNDGQLDLFDKNTISTETDRG; encoded by the coding sequence ATGAGCGACGGCGCAGAACCGCGCCGCATTGTCCATATCGACATGGACGCCTTTTATGCATCGGTAGAACAGCGTGATAACCCGGACCTGCGCGGTAAGCCGGTTGCGGTCGGCGGAGCAAGCAAGCGCGGCGTCGTGGCCGCCGCAAGCTATGAGGCACGGCAGTTTGGCGTCCGCTCTGCCATGCCATCGGTGACGGCTTCCCGCCGCTGCCCTGATCTGATCTTCGTGAAGCCGCGCTTTGATGTCTATCGCGCCGTCAGTGCCCAGATCAGAGGGATTTTTGCCCGCTATACCCCGGTGATCGAGCCCCTGTCGCTCGATGAGGCCTATCTTGATCTGACAGGCAGGTTGGGTCCCGGTATGACCGCTACCGCAACAGCTGCCGAAATTCGTGCGGCCATCCTGACCGAAACCGGGCTGACGGCAAGTGCGGGGATCAGCTATTGCAAGTTTCTGGCGAAGATTGCTTCGGACCAAAGGAAGCCGAACGGGCAGTTTGTCATAACGCCGGAACGGGGCGCTGACTTCATCGCGAATTTGCCGGTGGGCAGGTTTCACGGCGTCGGACCGGCAACGGCGGCCAAGATGGCCCGTCTGGGGATCGAGACCGGCGCAGACCTGCGCGCGCAGAGCCTGGATTTCCTGCAAGCGCGTTTCGGAAAATCAGGACGCTGGTATCACGATATTTCGCGCGGCATCGACAACCGCATAGTGAAACCCGACAGGATACGAAAATCGATAGGTGCCGAAACGACGTATTTTGATGATCTGTATGCTTTGGCGGAAGGTCAGCAGGCGCTTGAGCCTTTAGCTGAAAAAGTTTGGCGGCATGCCGAACGAAACGAGGCGCGGGGGCGAACAGTCACATTAAAGGTCAAATTTTCGGATTTCCGGCAGGTTACACGCGCGCATTCCTTGCAGCGGCCCGTCGCAGATGGTGCTGAACTGCTGCGCATCGCTCAGGAGTTGCTGACGGGCGTCATGCCGGATCCGCGCGGTGTCAGATTGCTGGGGGTGACGCTGTCAGGACTGGCTGTCAAAGAAGAACAAAATGACGGGCAGCTTGATCTTTTTGATAAAAATACCATCTCTACGGAAACCGACCGGGGTTGA
- a CDS encoding YgfZ/GcvT domain-containing protein, producing MTERRLLRVTGPDRVEFLQGLVTNDVSRAPVYAALLSPQGKYLSDFFIVPDGSDALLVDVAADQADDLLRRLSMYKLRAKVEIAEDPRRVGRGTGPAPEGAIADPRDPALGWRSYGDAAQDSTDWNALRVAHLVPEAGVELKPNDSYILEMGFERLNGVDFRKGCYVGQEVTARMKHKTELKKGLRRVVLDGEVPPGTPIMTADGREAGVIHTQSGGRGIAYLRFDRLGDGMTAGGVPVRAE from the coding sequence ATGACGGAACGACGCCTGTTGCGCGTGACGGGACCTGATCGGGTCGAGTTTCTTCAGGGGCTGGTCACGAATGACGTGAGCCGCGCGCCAGTTTATGCCGCATTGCTGTCGCCACAGGGGAAATACCTGTCCGATTTCTTCATCGTGCCCGACGGTTCGGATGCGTTGCTGGTGGACGTGGCCGCGGACCAGGCTGATGACCTTCTGCGGCGGCTGTCGATGTACAAACTGCGCGCGAAGGTCGAAATCGCGGAAGACCCGCGCCGCGTTGGCCGTGGGACCGGTCCGGCACCGGAAGGCGCAATTGCCGATCCGCGCGATCCCGCCCTGGGCTGGCGCAGCTATGGCGACGCAGCGCAGGATTCGACCGACTGGAATGCCCTGAGGGTCGCCCATCTGGTGCCAGAGGCGGGGGTCGAGCTGAAGCCGAATGACAGTTATATTCTTGAAATGGGGTTTGAGCGTCTGAATGGCGTCGATTTCCGCAAGGGCTGCTATGTCGGGCAAGAGGTGACGGCCCGGATGAAGCACAAGACCGAGTTGAAGAAGGGGCTGCGTCGCGTCGTTCTGGACGGTGAAGTTCCGCCTGGCACCCCGATCATGACCGCAGATGGACGTGAGGCGGGCGTTATTCACACCCAGTCGGGTGGGCGCGGCATTGCCTATCTGCGCTTTGATCGTTTGGGTGATGGCATGACCGCCGGGGGCGTGCCGGTTCGCGCTGAATGA
- a CDS encoding ABC transporter ATP-binding protein: protein MANSSRSNLFKRIWRDYLRQYWPRMSVAMFFMIVEGSTLAVLSWMLKPLFDRVFVGGDSDAMWWVGGTIFALFLIRACTSVINRSLLVSVQQRVATKMQVDLLSHIMRLDMSFYQQNPPGALIERIQGDTKAVQSIWQTFITGAGRDVVALVSLFYVALRIDPEWTAAALIGAPLLILPTVIVQRYVRRKTRATRQNASDRATRIDEVLHGIGTVRLNRIEDLQSSRFAAIVDRIRRAEVKIAATGAVVPAMIDIVTGLGFVGVLALGGAEVTRGERTVGDFMAFFTALSLAFQPLRRLGGLAGSWQIAAASLERIYQVFDTQPSIRSGQRTEPPPSTRIEFDDVTLNYGDTSVLRGLSFVAEAGQTTALVGPSGAGKTTVFNLLTRMTDPASGSITLGGVDLREYDLSTLRDEFSVVSQEPALFDETIRDNITLGREVEAAVVARATLAAHVDDFTAGLPAGLDSPAGTRGSALSGGQRQRVAIARAVLRDAPVLLLDEATSALDAASERLVQDALDDLSRDRTTLVIAHRLSTIRNADKIVVLDGGRVVEQGSHDQLMAQGGAYAALVRMQFGDMTS from the coding sequence ATGGCAAACTCGTCCAGAAGCAACCTTTTCAAGCGCATATGGCGCGATTACCTGCGCCAGTACTGGCCGCGTATGTCGGTTGCGATGTTCTTCATGATCGTCGAAGGCTCCACTCTCGCGGTGCTGAGCTGGATGCTGAAGCCGCTTTTCGACCGGGTCTTTGTCGGCGGCGACAGCGATGCGATGTGGTGGGTTGGTGGCACGATCTTTGCGCTGTTTCTGATCCGTGCCTGCACATCGGTCATCAATCGCAGTCTGCTGGTATCCGTGCAACAGCGCGTGGCGACGAAGATGCAGGTCGATCTTCTGTCCCACATCATGCGTCTTGATATGAGCTTCTATCAGCAGAACCCGCCCGGTGCGCTGATCGAGCGTATTCAGGGCGACACAAAGGCTGTGCAGAGCATCTGGCAGACCTTCATCACGGGCGCGGGCCGAGACGTGGTTGCGCTTGTCTCACTGTTCTATGTTGCTTTGCGGATCGACCCTGAATGGACAGCGGCTGCACTGATCGGTGCGCCGCTGTTGATCCTGCCGACGGTCATCGTGCAGCGCTATGTCCGCAGAAAGACACGGGCGACGCGGCAGAATGCCTCGGACCGTGCGACGCGGATTGATGAGGTTCTGCACGGGATCGGCACGGTCCGCCTGAATCGGATCGAGGATTTACAGTCCTCGCGCTTCGCCGCAATCGTCGACCGCATCCGGCGGGCAGAGGTCAAGATTGCCGCCACCGGCGCAGTTGTGCCCGCGATGATCGACATCGTGACGGGGCTGGGCTTTGTCGGCGTGCTGGCGCTTGGCGGCGCAGAGGTCACACGCGGCGAACGCACTGTCGGCGACTTCATGGCTTTCTTCACCGCATTGTCGCTGGCATTCCAGCCATTAAGGAGGCTTGGCGGGCTTGCGGGGTCCTGGCAGATTGCCGCGGCCAGTCTGGAGCGGATTTATCAGGTGTTCGATACGCAACCCTCGATCCGCTCAGGCCAGCGGACAGAGCCGCCGCCATCGACACGCATTGAATTCGATGATGTGACACTGAATTACGGCGACACCTCCGTTCTTCGCGGTCTCAGCTTCGTGGCGGAGGCGGGGCAGACCACGGCGCTTGTCGGCCCATCCGGCGCGGGCAAAACCACGGTTTTCAACCTTCTGACGCGCATGACCGACCCAGCCAGCGGCAGCATTACGCTGGGTGGGGTGGATCTGCGTGAATACGACCTGTCGACCTTGCGCGATGAATTTTCCGTGGTTTCGCAGGAACCGGCGCTGTTTGACGAGACGATCCGGGACAATATCACGCTTGGTCGCGAGGTTGAGGCCGCTGTTGTGGCACGTGCGACCCTGGCCGCGCATGTGGATGATTTTACCGCAGGTCTGCCTGCGGGGCTGGACAGCCCGGCTGGGACGCGTGGCTCTGCGCTGTCGGGCGGGCAGCGCCAGCGTGTGGCGATAGCGCGTGCGGTTTTGCGCGACGCGCCTGTGCTGCTGCTTGATGAGGCGACATCGGCCTTGGATGCGGCGTCAGAGCGTCTGGTTCAGGATGCGCTTGATGATCTGTCGCGCGACCGCACGACGCTGGTGATTGCCCACCGACTTTCCACGATCCGAAACGCCGACAAGATTGTCGTTCTGGACGGCGGAAGGGTTGTCGAACAAGGCAGCCATGACCAGCTTATGGCACAGGGCGGCGCATATGCAGCACTTGTCCGGATGCAATTCGGGGATATGACATCATGA
- a CDS encoding TIGR02186 family protein — protein sequence MRGLAVLVAFIALPALAQEAGNQSSVPAEAVTGGAEIMSFPSPEAPRGEIVPPLDIEQAKQEKPETVVAGLSSDSVAITTNFDGSEVTIYGAIKRQTPIPDDSQLDIAVTVEGPPRSVTIRRKARRFGIWVNTESVVVGAAPSFYSVATTLPLSVILSEEEDARYRISVPTAMRSFARPFSVEDPVDFTEAMINTRIADGSYRVDAGGVKLEEETLFRADFRLPANLIEGAYKTRIFLLRDGRVIDAYSTPIEVRKVGLERWLYRLAMDRPFIYGLMSLFIAGFAGWGASAAFRAIQRK from the coding sequence ATGCGGGGTCTGGCGGTCCTCGTCGCGTTCATCGCGCTGCCCGCTTTGGCGCAGGAAGCAGGCAACCAGAGCAGCGTACCGGCTGAGGCCGTGACAGGTGGCGCGGAAATCATGTCTTTTCCCTCGCCAGAGGCACCTCGTGGTGAGATTGTGCCACCGCTGGATATTGAACAGGCCAAGCAAGAGAAGCCAGAAACGGTGGTGGCGGGCCTGTCGTCGGACAGCGTTGCGATCACCACGAATTTTGATGGTTCGGAAGTCACGATCTATGGCGCGATCAAGCGTCAGACGCCTATCCCCGACGACAGCCAGCTAGACATCGCGGTGACGGTTGAGGGGCCGCCGCGCAGTGTCACGATACGGCGCAAGGCCCGGCGGTTTGGCATCTGGGTGAACACCGAAAGCGTTGTCGTCGGTGCAGCACCCAGCTTTTACTCGGTCGCGACGACGCTGCCTTTGTCAGTTATTCTTAGTGAAGAAGAGGATGCGCGGTACAGAATTTCCGTGCCGACCGCCATGCGATCCTTTGCGCGTCCTTTCAGTGTCGAAGATCCCGTCGATTTCACCGAGGCGATGATAAACACGCGCATCGCCGATGGCAGCTATCGTGTCGACGCAGGTGGCGTCAAACTTGAAGAGGAAACCCTGTTCCGTGCAGATTTCCGTTTGCCTGCGAACCTGATAGAGGGTGCTTACAAGACCCGCATTTTCCTGCTGCGTGACGGCAGGGTGATCGACGCCTACTCGACGCCGATAGAGGTGCGCAAGGTCGGGCTGGAACGCTGGCTTTACCGGCTGGCCATGGACCGCCCCTTTATCTATGGGCTGATGTCGCTGTTTATCGCCGGGTTTGCCGGCTGGGGCGCAAGCGCAGCGTTCCGCGCTATTCAGCGCAAATAG
- a CDS encoding sulfite exporter TauE/SafE family protein, producing the protein MQIYLPIAEVAVNAFTLVGLGGIVGLMSGMFGVGGGFLITPLLFFIGIPPAIAVATGANQVVASSVSGVLGHVKRRTVDFRMGTVLLIGGLIGSALGVLVFNLLTRLGQVELVVQISYVIMLGFVGSMMLIESLRALRRTRSGKRTARRHHGWIHALPFKVKFRSSGLYLSVLPPLAVGLLVGVLSAMMGVGGGFIMVPAMIYLLGMPTKVVIGTSLFQITFVTAFTTLMHAVSYNTVDVMLAVLLIVGGVIGAQLGTQLGARLRAEQLRILLALVVLAVCAKLAMDLFLRPDNLFSLTPGIV; encoded by the coding sequence ATGCAGATCTACCTACCCATCGCAGAAGTGGCGGTGAACGCCTTTACGTTGGTCGGCCTTGGCGGAATCGTCGGGCTGATGAGCGGTATGTTCGGCGTGGGCGGTGGGTTCCTGATTACGCCCTTGTTGTTCTTCATCGGCATCCCGCCCGCTATCGCAGTTGCCACGGGGGCAAATCAGGTCGTAGCCTCATCGGTTTCGGGCGTGTTGGGCCATGTGAAACGGCGCACGGTCGATTTCAGGATGGGGACAGTTCTGCTGATCGGCGGGTTGATCGGATCTGCCTTGGGGGTTCTGGTCTTCAACCTTTTGACCCGGCTGGGTCAGGTCGAGCTGGTGGTACAGATCTCCTATGTCATCATGCTCGGCTTTGTCGGCTCTATGATGCTGATCGAAAGCCTGCGCGCATTGCGGCGCACGCGGTCGGGCAAACGTACCGCCCGAAGGCATCACGGCTGGATCCATGCGCTGCCGTTCAAGGTGAAATTCCGCAGCTCTGGCCTGTATCTGAGCGTTTTGCCCCCCCTCGCGGTCGGACTGCTGGTCGGTGTGCTGTCGGCGATGATGGGGGTCGGTGGCGGCTTCATCATGGTGCCAGCGATGATCTATCTTCTGGGGATGCCGACGAAGGTTGTCATCGGCACCTCGCTGTTTCAGATCACTTTTGTCACGGCTTTTACGACGCTTATGCACGCCGTCAGCTATAACACGGTCGATGTGATGCTTGCGGTTCTGCTGATTGTCGGGGGCGTTATCGGAGCTCAGCTTGGCACACAGCTTGGCGCGCGGCTGCGGGCAGAGCAGTTGCGGATCCTGCTTGCGTTGGTCGTGCTGGCGGTCTGTGCCAAGCTGGCGATGGATCTGTTCCTGCGGCCCGATAACCTGTTTTCGCTGACGCCGGGGATTGTGTGA
- the surE gene encoding 5'/3'-nucleotidase SurE — protein sequence MRILITNDDGINAPGLKVAEDIAAELAGPDGEVWVVAPAFEQSGVGHCISYAHPTMIAELEPRRYAAEGSPADCVLAAVHDILVDSPPDLVISGVNRGNNSGENAVYSGTIGGAMEAALQGLPAIALSQYFGPEMLGLDDHFECSRLHGAGVIRQLLDLADWTSDADFRLFYNINFPPVPAAKSKGIRVAAQGRRRGVGFGVEPFVAPNGRRFLWVRGAPQDTEATAGSDVMVNLDGYISVTPMRADLTCHASLDSLRTALGA from the coding sequence ATGCGAATTCTTATCACGAATGATGACGGCATCAACGCGCCGGGTCTGAAGGTCGCGGAAGATATCGCGGCAGAGCTGGCGGGTCCGGATGGCGAAGTCTGGGTCGTGGCACCCGCTTTCGAACAATCGGGCGTTGGCCATTGCATATCCTATGCCCATCCGACGATGATCGCGGAACTCGAACCCCGTCGCTACGCGGCAGAAGGCAGTCCGGCGGATTGCGTGCTGGCCGCCGTGCACGACATTCTGGTGGATTCGCCGCCCGATCTGGTGATTTCCGGCGTGAACCGGGGCAACAACTCTGGCGAAAACGCTGTCTATTCAGGCACGATCGGTGGCGCGATGGAGGCCGCATTGCAGGGCCTGCCCGCCATTGCGCTGTCCCAATATTTCGGGCCGGAGATGTTGGGGCTTGATGATCATTTCGAATGTTCCCGCCTGCACGGCGCAGGGGTCATCCGGCAATTGCTGGATCTGGCGGATTGGACCTCTGACGCGGATTTCCGGCTTTTCTATAACATCAACTTCCCGCCCGTGCCGGCTGCGAAAAGCAAGGGTATCAGGGTCGCCGCGCAGGGCAGACGGCGCGGGGTCGGATTTGGCGTAGAACCTTTCGTCGCGCCCAATGGCCGGCGCTTCCTTTGGGTCCGCGGCGCGCCGCAGGATACCGAGGCCACGGCGGGCAGCGATGTCATGGTCAATCTTGACGGTTACATATCGGTCACGCCGATGCGCGCCGACCTGACCTGCCACGCTTCTCTCGACTCGCTACGAACGGCATTGGGCGCATGA
- a CDS encoding protein-L-isoaspartate(D-aspartate) O-methyltransferase codes for MSADDDDDMSGAERKMRFLFQLRAHGVTDPRVLGAMEKIDRGEFVRGHFEDRAYDDTPLPIQCGQTISQPSVVGLMTQALNPGPRDTVLEVGTGSGYQAAVLSGLCRRVYTVERHRRLVNEADALFQRLRLPNITVRLADGSHGLPEQAPFDRIIVTAAAEDPPGPLLAQLKIGGIMVVPVGQSDAVQTLIRVNRTDTGFEYHELRQVRFVPLVEGLGPS; via the coding sequence ATGAGCGCGGATGACGACGACGATATGTCAGGTGCAGAGCGCAAGATGCGCTTTCTGTTCCAGCTGCGCGCGCATGGCGTCACCGATCCGCGCGTACTCGGCGCGATGGAGAAGATAGATAGGGGAGAGTTCGTGCGCGGCCATTTCGAAGACCGCGCCTACGACGACACGCCTCTGCCAATCCAATGCGGCCAGACGATCAGCCAGCCCTCTGTCGTGGGGCTGATGACACAGGCGCTGAACCCAGGACCGCGCGACACCGTGCTGGAGGTCGGGACCGGCTCTGGCTATCAGGCTGCGGTGCTGTCGGGCCTGTGCCGGCGCGTCTATACGGTCGAGCGTCATCGCAGGCTGGTCAACGAGGCTGACGCCCTTTTCCAAAGGCTGCGCCTGCCGAATATCACGGTCCGGCTGGCAGATGGCAGCCACGGCTTGCCGGAACAGGCGCCATTTGATCGCATTATCGTCACTGCAGCTGCCGAAGATCCGCCCGGCCCGCTCTTGGCGCAGCTAAAAATTGGCGGTATCATGGTTGTGCCGGTCGGACAGTCCGATGCGGTGCAGACTTTGATCCGGGTCAACCGGACAGATACAGGCTTTGAATATCACGAGTTGCGTCAGGTGCGTTTCGTTCCACTGGTCGAAGGTCTGGGCCCCAGTTAG